The Stigmatella aurantiaca DW4/3-1 genome contains the following window.
CCGGCGTGGATCGCTCCAGATCCGTGTCCTCGATGCGCAGGATGAAAGTGCCGCCAAAGCGGCGCGCGTAGAGGTAGTTGAAGAGCGCCGTCCGGGCACCCCCAATGTGGAGGTACCCGGTCGGAGAAGGGGCGAAGCGGACACGAAGGGCGGAGGCCATAGGCAGGAGGCGCGGGATAGCAAGGCGGCGCAGGGTGGTCAACGCGGCGGCCTCAAGAGCCGCGCACAACAAGAATTCATGAGTTAGACTGAAGGATACCGAGGTGCCTCCATGAAAATGCCTTTTGCGCTCCGAGCGCTCCTGACCGCTGCCTGGTTGTTCGGGGTGCCAGCGTCCGCTTCCACGATGCTCAAGCTGGATCTCACGGCGCTCTCCCACACCTCCGACGCCGTCGTGCACGGGACGGTGCGCCGGGTGGAGAGCCGGTGGAGCCGAGACCACCGCCGCATCCTCACCGATGTGGAAATCGAGGTGTCCGAGTCCCTCAAGGGGCAGCCCGGCAGCACCGTGCTCCTCATCCAGCCCGGCGGCCGGGTCGGGGACATCGGGCAGGTGGTGAGCGGCATGGCCTCCTTCACCCAGGGAGAGGAAGTCGTCGTCTTCCTGGAGCGCCGGGGCGCCCGGGCCTTCGGGCTGGTGGGAATGTCCCAGGGCAAATACGAGGTGCGCCGCGCCCAGGACACCCACTCCGTTCTCGCGGTGCCCGCGGTCAAGGATGTGCACCTGCTGGACCCGGAGACGCGCCAGCCCACCGCCCTCGAGCCGCGGACGACGACACTCGATGAGTTGAAGGCCGCCATTCGTGCCGCCCTTCAGCAGCCCAAGCCCACCGGGGCGGCGCAGGAGTCCCGCCCGTGACGACGATCGCCGCGTTGTTGCTGACCTTGTCGATGGGGCAGACGGTGGACCCCTACGTGCGCAGCCGGGTCGAGGCGGGAGACCGGTCCACCCAGTGCCTGTTCTGGACGGTGCCGCGCATCACTTGGAACCAGAGCACCCTGGGCAACCCGGGGACGCAGCCCGCGGGGTCCGAGTTCGAGGCGGTCCGCCGCTCGTTCCAGAGCTGGCAGGATGTCTTCTCCTCGTGCGGAAACATCACCTTCGAGGAGGGTCCACGGGTGGCGGACCGCGACGTCGGCTACGTGAGCAAGGGGGAGAACCGCAACCTCGTGCTCTTCCGCACGCGGCAGTGCACGGTGGGCAGCGTCGTCCCCGCGGAGGATCCGTGCTGGGAGGACGATGTCTGCGGCAACGTCTATGACTGCTGGAGCAACGGCAACGAGACCATCGCCGTCACCCTGACGACGTATGACGAGAACACCGGCATCATCTACGACTCGGACATCGAGCTGAACGCGGTGGTCTTCTCCTTCACCACGGCCGATGGCCCCCGGTGCACCCCGCCCCTCACCCAGGGGTGTGTGGCCACGGACATCCAGAACACCATGACGCATGAGATCGGCCACTTGGTGGGGCTGGATCACACGGACGCGCCGAACTCGACGATGAACCCGCGGGCGCCTCCGGGAGAGACGTCCAAGCGCACCATCGACGCGGGCTCCCGCGCCTTCGTCTGCGAGTCATACCCGAAGGGAGGGGTCAGCCAGAACTGCCTGCACCTCACCACGGACCCGACGCTGGGGCGCAAGGCGGCCGGGGCCAGTGCGGGCGGCTGTGCCAGCGCGGGGGCCGAGGCATGGCTTCCCGCCCTGGCGGGGTGGGCCTTGCTCCGGGCCCGCCGCCGCAAGGAACCGCGCGCGTGAGCCGGAGCCTGTGGCTCTTGCTGGGCATGCTGCTCGCCGCGCCTGCCGCGCGCGCGCAGTTCGACTACAGGCGCACCGTGGTTCCCGGCAAGCCGTTGTGCCTCGCGTGGCCCATCCGGGAGTATGTGTACCACCTGGACGCTGCGGGCAGCCTGTGGACTCCGGGGGACACCGAGCTCACCGCGATCGAGGCCGCATTCGACTCCTGGCGGGCCCTGGCCGCCGGGTGCACGGACTACGTGTTCACGCGCGGACCCGATGTCACGAACCCCTCGGTGGGTTACGACCAGAGCCATCCGGAGCTCAACCAGAACGTCATCACCTTCCGGGAGAGGCCCTGCTTCGAGGTGGTGCCTGAGAATGACGTCTGCAAGGAAGACGACAGCTGTGGCAACGCCTACGCGTGCTGGGAGCACGGCTTCGCCACCATCGCGCTGACCACCACGACCTTCAGCTTCAATACCGGTTATGCCCTGGACGCGGACATCGAGCTCAACGCGGCCCAGGCGGGTGGGGGGCCAGGGTTTCTCTTCACCACGGTGAGCAGCCCGCCCTGCCTGGGGGAGATCCTCCCCGAGTGCGTCGCCACGGACGTCCAGAACACGATGACCCATGAGATCGGCCACGTCGTGGGGCTGGACCATGTGTACTCGCTGTTGTCCACCATGGAGGCGACCGCGCCGGCTGGAGAGACGCACAAGCGCGTCATCGACGTCGGCTCCGGAGCGGGCTTCTGCCGCACGTATCCGCGGGGCCTGCCCCCGGCCCAGTGCGGGGAGCCCGTCGTGACGAACAAGCAGTTGTCCGCCCAGAGCACGGGCACGGGTTGCGCGGCGGCACCGGGGCCCTGGTGGGGAGGCGTGTGGCTGGGGGCGTGGGGGGCGATGGCCCTCCGCCGGCGGGCCCGGCGGCGAATCCGTGGACAGGGGAGCCTATGAGCGTCGCGTTTTTCGATCTCGACAAGACGCTGCTCGCGGTGAACTCCGCCTCGCTGTGGATCCGCCGCGAACTCGCCCTGGGTCACATCACCCGGTGGCAAGCCCTGCGGGCCAGCCTGTGGATGGCCCGCTATCACCTGGGCTTCGTGTCCATGCAGGATGCGCTCCGGGCCGCGATCGGCCATCTGGCAGGCACCGAGGCCCTTCCCATCCAAAAGCGCACCACCGCCTTCTATGAAGAGCAGGTCCGCCCGCTCTACCGCCCTGGGGCGCTTCTCGCCCTGGAGGATCACCGGAACGCCGGGGACCGGTTGGTGCTGCTGACCTCCTCGACGGGGTATCTCTCCGAGCTGGTCGCGCGGGATCTGCGCTTGGATGCGATCCTCTGCAACCGCTTCGAGGTGAACGCCGATGGCCTGCACACGGGCAAGCCTCTGGGCATCGTCTGTTTCGGAGAGGGCAAGCGCACCTGCGCGGAGGCCTACGCGAAAGAGGTGGGGGCGCCCCTGTCCTCGTGCTCCTTCTACACGGACTCCTACTCGGATCTGCCCGTGATGGAGGTGGTGGGAAAACCCGTGGCCGTCCATCCAGACCACCGGCTGCGGCGGGAAGCGCTCCGCAGGGGCTGGCCGGTGGTGGACTGGGGAGTGCCTCGCGGAGGCTCTCCCCTGAAGGGCGCCTCCGGGGCACCCCAGGCGGGCGCGAGCCCGAGGTGAGGCGGCTCAGCGCCGGGGCAGGGCCAGCCGGATGTTGAAGACGTAGTCCACGGCCACGGGCTGGCCCTGGTAGAGGATGGGCTTGTAGACGCGCGACTTCAGCGCCTCGAGCACCGGCGCCTCCATGTGGGGCAGCGTCTTGATGACGCGGCAGTTCTCCACGCGCCCCTGGCGGTTGATCGTGCACTTCACCAGCATCACGCCCTGGACCTTGGCCTCGAGCGCCTCACGGGTATAGGCGAGTTCCTTGCCCTGGATCTGCTCGGGGCGGCTCATGCTCTCACTGTCATAGGGAATGACCGTGTGGGTGTTCTTCATCGCGGCGAGCACGTTCGAGGGCAGCGTTTGCGCGGCCACCCCGCCCGTCTCGGAGGGGGGCCGCCCGGGGGCGTCCGTGGGAATGGGCGCCATGGGCTCCGCGGGGGCGAGCGAGGTGGGCAGCGCGCTGGCCGGCTGCAGGCTGTTGCCCGTGGCGAACTCCACGCGCGAGCTTCCCGAAGCGCCGCTCCGGCGCCGCTGGAGCTTCTGAGAGAGCACCACGTCTCCCGAGCCGCCGGTGATGACCGTCTCGCTCTGGTAGCCCTCGAGCGCGAAGGTGATCTCCACCGTGACGGTGCCGTCTAGGCCAGGGGGGACTTCCAGCACGAAGGGGGTCGTCCCGCGCTCCTTGCCCATGTAGTAGACGCGCGCGCCCGAGGGCTCGCTCATCAGCCGCAGGCGGACCATCTGGGGGGCCGCGGGCGCGGTCTCGGTGGCTGGCGGCGGGGGGGCCACGGGGGCCTCGGCCTTCACCTGGACCGTCTCGGGCTGTGGGGGCTTCACCTCGGTGTGAGGCGAGGGGCGGAGGAAGAAGAAGGCCGCGGCGAGCACGGCCACGACGAGGGTGCCGATGCCCAGTCCCAGGAACAGCATCCGGCGGCGCCGCTCCCGGCCCACCGGCTCGGGAACCTCCACGCTGATGTCCAGCGCCAGGGTGGACGAGCCAGAGTCCGGCGAGGGCGGGTTGGCGAAGTTCGGAGAGGGGTACGGGCCCGTGGTCGCCGAGCCCCCCGGACGCTTGAAGATGCCACTGTGGCCGCCCGCGGCCATGTTGGCCGTGCGCATCGCCTCCAGCAACTCGTCCATCGTCTGGTAGCGGCGCGCGGGGTCCTTCTCCAGGCAGCGCATGACCACCGCTTCGATCTCCGCGGGGACCGGGATGTAGGGCCGCAGCGAGTTGAAGGGGGGTGGGGCCTCCTTGCAGTGCGAGAAGATGAGCTCCAGGTGATCTCTCGCGATGAACGGCGGGCGCCCCATCAGCATCTGGTAGAGCATGACGCCCAGCGAGTAGACGTCACTGCGGGCATCCGTCACG
Protein-coding sequences here:
- a CDS encoding TonB family protein gives rise to the protein MIKSDSPAVGAPAAPGVDPLIGRTLNGRFRITEPLGMGGMGKVYRAIQTPLDRVVALKVLNPNFPSSKDPGFQQRFLREASLTSKLRHPNTVTVIDYGQTEDNIYFIAMEYMEGRTLAQVLSQTGPLPWSRVISIGQQVCRSLREAHGMGIVHRDLKPANIMLLNESDQDLVKVLDFGLVKSIAPVTEGALSPEITQSGTFLGSPQYMAPEQARNVTDARSDVYSLGVMLYQMLMGRPPFIARDHLELIFSHCKEAPPPFNSLRPYIPVPAEIEAVVMRCLEKDPARRYQTMDELLEAMRTANMAAGGHSGIFKRPGGSATTGPYPSPNFANPPSPDSGSSTLALDISVEVPEPVGRERRRRMLFLGLGIGTLVVAVLAAAFFFLRPSPHTEVKPPQPETVQVKAEAPVAPPPPATETAPAAPQMVRLRLMSEPSGARVYYMGKERGTTPFVLEVPPGLDGTVTVEITFALEGYQSETVITGGSGDVVLSQKLQRRRSGASGSSRVEFATGNSLQPASALPTSLAPAEPMAPIPTDAPGRPPSETGGVAAQTLPSNVLAAMKNTHTVIPYDSESMSRPEQIQGKELAYTREALEAKVQGVMLVKCTINRQGRVENCRVIKTLPHMEAPVLEALKSRVYKPILYQGQPVAVDYVFNIRLALPRR
- a CDS encoding myxosortase-dependent metalloprotease, MXAN_2677/MXAN_2678 family — translated: MTTIAALLLTLSMGQTVDPYVRSRVEAGDRSTQCLFWTVPRITWNQSTLGNPGTQPAGSEFEAVRRSFQSWQDVFSSCGNITFEEGPRVADRDVGYVSKGENRNLVLFRTRQCTVGSVVPAEDPCWEDDVCGNVYDCWSNGNETIAVTLTTYDENTGIIYDSDIELNAVVFSFTTADGPRCTPPLTQGCVATDIQNTMTHEIGHLVGLDHTDAPNSTMNPRAPPGETSKRTIDAGSRAFVCESYPKGGVSQNCLHLTTDPTLGRKAAGASAGGCASAGAEAWLPALAGWALLRARRRKEPRA
- a CDS encoding HAD family hydrolase; translated protein: MSVAFFDLDKTLLAVNSASLWIRRELALGHITRWQALRASLWMARYHLGFVSMQDALRAAIGHLAGTEALPIQKRTTAFYEEQVRPLYRPGALLALEDHRNAGDRLVLLTSSTGYLSELVARDLRLDAILCNRFEVNADGLHTGKPLGIVCFGEGKRTCAEAYAKEVGAPLSSCSFYTDSYSDLPVMEVVGKPVAVHPDHRLRREALRRGWPVVDWGVPRGGSPLKGASGAPQAGASPR
- a CDS encoding myxosortase-dependent metalloprotease, MXAN_2677/MXAN_2678 family; this translates as MSRSLWLLLGMLLAAPAARAQFDYRRTVVPGKPLCLAWPIREYVYHLDAAGSLWTPGDTELTAIEAAFDSWRALAAGCTDYVFTRGPDVTNPSVGYDQSHPELNQNVITFRERPCFEVVPENDVCKEDDSCGNAYACWEHGFATIALTTTTFSFNTGYALDADIELNAAQAGGGPGFLFTTVSSPPCLGEILPECVATDVQNTMTHEIGHVVGLDHVYSLLSTMEATAPAGETHKRVIDVGSGAGFCRTYPRGLPPAQCGEPVVTNKQLSAQSTGTGCAAAPGPWWGGVWLGAWGAMALRRRARRRIRGQGSL